DNA from Corvus moneduloides isolate bCorMon1 chromosome 8, bCorMon1.pri, whole genome shotgun sequence:
AGAACTTCTCGCTATCGCAGACGTGCGTCTCGCAGTGCAGCCAGACCTTGGACAGCTTGGGGATGTTGCGGAAGCGGAAGGCGTTGAACTGGAACGTGGCCCGGTTTGTTTTCCCGTTCTCGTGCACAAGGATGGAGTAGTCCGTGGCACACCTGGGTTGTGTGTGGAGAAGCAGTGTCAGAGTCCCCATGGCTTCAGTGAAACGTCTCCTGAGGTGACAGTCTGATGAAAGCATTTGCCCTGCTGTGGGCCGGCTTTTCCTTTGCTCCCTTATACCCCACCACCAGCTTTCCAGTCGTCCTTGGGGCTGGGCTGAGTAGAGGTGCTCCCCTGGGTCCCACCAGCACCTACCCCTTGGTGATCAAAGGCCAGTGGATCTGGTAGAAATACTCTGAGGAGGGAGTTGCCCAGCAGTTGTTGAGAACAACTTTAAACCTGGGGAGATACAAACCCCAGATTAGCAAGGAATGTCCCAGTTGCCAGTTTATTACTcattcctccttcccttgcctACCTGTCGCTTAAGCCCTTAGCTTCCACTCCAGCAAATATGTCAGAACCAATTTCTGATGTTTCAACGACAAAGGGGGCTTCCTTTATACTTGAGAACTTGGCATTCTTTGAAAGACAAAGACAAAGGCATCACACATCACTCATAACATGCAAAGCAAGGCATGATTCAACTTCAGACACCACTGAAGAGACTGACCCCAGAAATCTGGGTTCTTATAACCTGCAGCCTCCAAACTCTGCAACAGTAGTAGGACTACTGCAAACCTAAGatgatgtttaaaaatacttttgttaaTATTTGGTGTATAATGATGATACGTGACAGAACTTGATGCTGTTTGGGTTGTAGTATGTACTGTATCACAGCATGGGTGGGAAGCaagcttgctgctgctgcttgtggtgGTGGGGAAAGTTGGTGAGAGAGTGGAGATGACTGTATAGaatgggaatggagctgggacaTGGCCACGTGTTGGGCAAAAGGAATGAAGACAAGCAGAAATCACAAGAAAAAAGCCAGCCTGCTGAACATGGAGCACTGTGGTGCTCAGGTGAAAATTTTGGTTACAAATACACTGAAGTGCCTACCTTAAATCCAACTGCTTCCTGTTGGGTAAGATGGTAACAAAGCTAGTACCAGAATTATACAAAGAATAACATGTTTAGTCCTACCATTGTTTTATCTAGTGGTAAACACTCCTTTTACCTGGCCTGTAATTTTAACACAGTATGTTCCTAGTTGTGCTTTTTCTAGTTGTGCTAAAATAGAGAGTGTTTTGGTGCTTTTGTGGAGAAAAGACTCCAAAATCTGGAGttggctgctccagcagtgcagtggagcagtggagaggagagggatgCTTCAAAAGAACTGCCTGATATTAAGGGACAATATTTTGTTGGCAACAAAATTCCAGCATGACCTAAAGATCTGTAGAGTACATGAAATATCTGTCAGGTGAGTGGACCAGGGAGAAAACCGCAAAAGAAATGCAAGGAGCTTTGCCGTATCTATAGAGGCCATGCAAGGCCAGCACTACGTGCAGATTCATGCTGCTCTTACAGCGGGACTACaaacaaattttgctttttcttataaAACCTGTCAGCAGGTTAGAAATGTACCTCCCAGCAGAAAAATCTGCCTGATTTTGAGGGATTAAAAGAACAGTTGGCATGTGTCTGCTCTGTTCACTTTAAGTACATCCCTGTTAATCAGTAGAAAGAAGACCCCCTGCCAATCCCACTGCAATTATCTGTTCCAGGCTAGTAATGTGCTCCATGACACATAAAagtcaggagcagcagccctgtttttttccagctctttggcTGAAGCCTTTGTAAGGTGAAGGTGAAAGTGTGAGTGGCAAAGAGCACTTACAGAGTAGAAGTTGAGGGACAGTTGACTTTCAAATGAGCCGGAGCTCCCATTCTTGACATGGACAGTGGCCACCCTGGGGACAGGACAAAACTCCAGATGAGTGAGGCGTGATGATAAGGACAGGGTGAGACACACTCCCAGAAGAGGACGTACCTTTGGTCAAAGGCAGCCTGGTTCACCAGGTAGTTGGCATTGTATGTGCAGGTGAATGAGTAATTCACAGGCTGGCTCTTCACAATCACTGAGGAGTCATTGGAGACGATGGAGTTATAGAAGTGATACATGGGATTCTTGAACTGTGGGTGGTGAGACAGAGAAATGTGGGCAGTACTGAGCCTTTGAGGCATCAGGAAAGTACTTTGAAACATGAAGACTCTATCTGGTGTCAAAACAGCCTCCCCAAGGAAACACAGTTTGCTAGCTCTTCATATGCTGTGCTGCCTATTCATATGCTTTACTAAATATAAGTAAATAAAGTTCTGTGTAATACAGGTGCAAGTGAAAAGCAAACTAGTATCACTAAGCCTGTGAGTATTTTGCCTGCaactgcaaagcacagctgtCTGAGTCCTTCATCTCCTTGATACTGCAGTTTGCCTCCTTCTTCCGTCGGTACTTAAAGCTTGCTCCAAGCTGAAGAAGACAGGACTCTCTCAAGTGAGTCCAGCCATTTCCCGAGTCAGAAATTCTGACCTTCATAGTCTTACCTCTGACTGTGTCCCACAGTATGATTTGTTTTTAGGTGACAGGTCTGGGATTGTGAATTGGTAATATCCTGAATCGTGGATCCCATTGTAGCAAATACCTCCAAGTGCCAGCTGATTAACCTCCCATCCATAAGGACACTCTGGAATTCTGGTAATGATGGTTTTAGGATAGCAGTATACCAGAATTacatctgaaaggaaaatgataCACCTAGAGTTATTCAGTGGTAATTTCCTTTCAAGGAGGTGGGGCTGCCCACTTACTTTCCCTTGGGCTCAACCTTCTGTGAACAAGGGTGTATGCTGGAAGGTCCCCTAATGAGAGCAGCTTTTGCTACACAAAACTGACCTCTAGGTTGTTAAATTCTGTCCTCTTTGGAAGAGTTTGGCCTTTGCCTTCTAATCAATGCAGAACTTTGTGtaaattttttatctttctggAATAGCTGATTGAAAAGCAGAGACACTGCTGAGAAACCCGAAGTAAAAAAGGACTGCACTGAAATATATCTCATTAACTTATGCTGCAAAGCTGGCTTCTGTAACACCACTGACTCTGTAAAGATAATATTGGTGAGGTTGTTTGGTAGGCTTTGTAGGTCTGCACTGTATTGTACTGGTGTATAGATCTTGGCCACGAAAGATATCCTGCCCTTTCTCTTCTTGGACTGGCACTGTAATGCCAGCACAAGTTGAATTTTTCCAATTGTCAAGTCAAAAGCCAAGATCTAAAAACGAACTAAAGAACCTAGGCCTGCTAACAACAATAGGAAATGACCCAAACTCCCATCCCTGTTAAtagcagtgctgtgtgtttcCAAGCATGGTGGTTGCTAATACAGCCATGAATGTTGAACATCTTAACATGCAGATCAATTCCTTCATGATAGCAGAATTGGATATTTTTCACAGGCAGAGCTAATTTGAATGTCTGATGGAAATTTACAGGGCAAATATTAACTAACCATTAGCGACCTGAAAATTGAGAGAAACTTCCAATTACgacagtgaggaaaaaaagtcacccTGCCTGGAATTattcaattatttcttttaaagccCTTGCCACTCTCATTTTTAATGCTAAAAGCCTCATTTTGCAGCCTTTCCATGTCTGCTAGGGAATACTCAGGGAAAGTCAACTATAGACCTCAACAACTCACTTTTTTCTGGTTAACAAACCTTCAGCACATGCAGGCTGATTTTGCTTGTGTTAATGCTCAGATTTATAACTGGCAACTTTACAGCTATGAAAATTCCTGCAGTTCAGAGAAACTGCTTGTGCAAATAAAGGTACTGAAATAAATGGCTAGAGGGCCAAATACTTTAGATATACCATGAAATGACTGACAGTAATCTGACAGCAGTCACACACTAAAAAGCAAACACTAAATCGAGGCGTATTCCAACACATTTCTAGAGCACATTTTGTAATTCTAGTGAAATCTACATTACAGGTCTGTCTGGTACCAGATCACTTCAGTTTCTAGGCAGTAATCAGTGTGCAATTAGAGCCTTATCTTCAAcgattttttgtatttttcttgctttaatgTAACAGTGGGGTTCAGGAGTTCAGCCCAGCACATCCTATCACCACCGGCCATCTGATTGTAGTCTGTGGGACTAAAGCCCAGCTTGGACAGCAAAGATCTGCTGCATCTGGCCTGTACTATTACACAAAATTTCcaattgtttttgttttctttgccattTTATGCATTTGTGATTAACTTTCTTACACTATGGTTATTGCACAGAGTTAAGTATATGCCTAATTCTTTGTGAGGTTAGGACTTGAATGGTACATTCTTTACTGTGCTAGCTCAAAGCAgatgaataaaagaaatttaaggaTTAGCTCTACAGAATCCACAGTTTatctttctgaaggaaaaccttttgtttttgaatGAGAAAAGCCTTTGGCAGCTTAATTACAAGAGAAGACCTTAGGAGACTTACTTTACCTGCTTTATTTGGGCTACAAGGCCCCGCAAGAGCTCGAGCCAAGATGACCAGCAGATAAATAGCAAGAGTCACCATTTCTTGCAATGATCTGAGGacacaggaaataaaagctgaaaatgtctttaaaagtcGAAATAAAAACAATGCTTTGTCTGCAGTCCTGAACTTGTAGCTACTgttaaaaatgtcctttttgcagagttaaaaaaataacattactGATATTCTGTCACCCAATGTAATTGCAACTACAGGGTAAATATTTCCAAGACCATTACTATAAGTGAGTCACTACTGTGACAATTTTACTATTTTGGTTTAGTGGTGGCTTTCAATTATTCTAGTTTGATTTCTTGCAAAGAGTCTAAACCTAAAGTGTTAATATAAccaaatgaaacagaaacagtgggacttgaaaaaaagagggaatagAAATTACTAGAAGAAATATGATGCAAGA
Protein-coding regions in this window:
- the TECTB gene encoding beta-tectorin, whose product is MVTLAIYLLVILARALAGPCSPNKAGKVSGQPHLLERKLPLNNSRCIIFLSDVILVYCYPKTIITRIPECPYGWEVNQLALGGICYNGIHDSGYYQFTIPDLSPKNKSYCGTQSEFKNPMYHFYNSIVSNDSSVIVKSQPVNYSFTCTYNANYLVNQAAFDQRVATVHVKNGSSGSFESQLSLNFYSNAKFSSIKEAPFVVETSEIGSDIFAGVEAKGLSDRFKVVLNNCWATPSSEYFYQIHWPLITKGCATDYSILVHENGKTNRATFQFNAFRFRNIPKLSKVWLHCETHVCDSEKFSCPVTCDKRKQRAEQTGGVLVAEITVRSKGLSRFYTLSGKQQSMTMKLVVMKIMQNTTAVERTHLVRLHGLLGLLRAQSQPGAPFPAARSRGRSRSAPPGRGPAALPGLRAGEPRSAAPCAARDALIGHHRPAGLSPAFAARPPFPLLPSH